In a single window of the Streptomyces sp. NBC_00353 genome:
- a CDS encoding WD40 repeat domain-containing serine/threonine protein kinase: MATWRRGDLILDLYEVLDVVRTGGMGLVHRVRHHGWDIDLAVKTPRRALVRSPDAIRDFEREAEVWVGLGLHPHIANCVYVRTLDGVPRVFAEWADGGSLAEAVRSRSLYGTEPLGAVLDVAIQSAWGLDHAHENGVVHQDVKPANVMLTRDGTVKVTDFGMARARMATGQEAGDADPFVSGGGLTPAYCSPEQARSPGGLTTATDTWSWAVTILEMFLGRPPDPDGTAAGGVFDGFARSGAPDAVLPVPAEVADVLRECFTEDPAARPARLGPLAERLIRVHEREVGPYPRRAPVAATLLADGLSNHALSMLDLGRRDSAEELWTRALRADPHHPHARYNRGLHRWRTGVITDAELVDELESLRFGDPGDGVGEYLLALVHRERGDPVAAATLLRDADARTPGDPQIADALASVEHAPAPAQSVLPGEHEDWIAALALTPDGQVAVSADGSGGLRIWDVPTKECRQQFQLEKYRASAVAVRDDGQLVVVGGGVGRALVLDLEAAAGFELPGHPSWVGLVALTADQRHAVTSGFEGETVTWDLETREPLDVRQFESKADVLGAQGTLCSVIDYQRHTNSVYDVRTGELVHRFDRTVMSARFSGDGRLAVVDLGSTDVRLVDLESGEPRQELKTGFGRVAVNLDGTVGFSSGGRDEPSRVWDLGSGRCRLSLDPTPDTKEVVLSAAGRVAVTAEGKSVRVWHLPPAGPPAPWSYVRPHEAPDVAATAARAAALLAEAATLAGTGRHDDAAGLIRAARALPGHRRHTEPVRLWRRLGALGRRTELADAWSAGRIVPEDGRSWALEFSGRSPTALARAGSGAEAWVFDVETGQLLHTLSLHTGHISAVAMTADGRLAVSGGEDGRVVAWHPRDRRIVQLFTSPRDHVYYVAVSEDGQVALAGTADGLVTAWDIVSGRTIGRWEAHSGAVLGVAVSADHRYGLSRGQDVSVKIWDLRAGELRWVLRGHHEWIGAARLSDDSRFVVTGGADAAVRVWRTADGQCEVVLTGHMDAVVDVLPSPDARRLLSCSVDGTVRLWDVVGARCVHVLAGHVGIVRSLAVTPDFRLAASGGEDRKARLWDLTTGRQLRAFTGFSAAVTHVALAPDGTLLLAGDEHGRLLTWALDWEYDFGSATGSLRPEAEPTLDELRAEVAVPLPSRDDSRPALVEAFARLGDGQRHAVTRTLELAGELDKIVSRTDTGYRLYVRFVAEDAATREPTQIPSTAERLALLLRPEAELNRSEEFWAGYFAEQLQDDLVTLAEAAPVLHREGELAAAEHAWQLVVDVRSHLWDAGHVETQGAMLGWAAVLTDLHREPEALALVRAVTGERAQDLGPDHPATLEATAALASLLSASGEQAEAERMYADLLPRLVRRFGRDDGRTLDARVGLARVHHRLGRPGDAEPVLREVLAKRRLRLGDDHPDTLAVQTELDSVRGQAPTPEKPARRRWRRRR, encoded by the coding sequence ATGGCGACGTGGCGCCGAGGGGACCTGATCCTCGACCTCTACGAGGTCCTGGACGTGGTGCGCACCGGCGGCATGGGACTGGTGCACCGGGTCCGGCACCACGGCTGGGACATCGACCTGGCGGTGAAGACCCCGCGCCGGGCACTGGTCCGCTCGCCGGACGCGATCCGGGACTTCGAACGGGAAGCCGAGGTGTGGGTCGGGCTGGGCCTGCACCCGCACATCGCGAACTGCGTCTACGTCCGCACCCTCGACGGCGTGCCCCGGGTCTTCGCGGAGTGGGCGGACGGCGGCAGCCTGGCCGAAGCCGTCCGGAGCCGGAGCCTCTACGGGACCGAGCCCCTGGGAGCGGTGCTGGACGTCGCCATCCAGTCCGCGTGGGGGCTCGACCACGCGCACGAGAACGGGGTCGTGCACCAGGACGTCAAGCCCGCCAACGTGATGCTCACCCGGGACGGAACGGTCAAGGTCACCGACTTCGGCATGGCCCGGGCCCGCATGGCCACCGGGCAGGAAGCCGGGGACGCGGATCCGTTCGTCAGCGGCGGCGGCCTGACTCCCGCGTACTGCTCGCCCGAACAGGCGCGGTCGCCGGGCGGGCTCACGACGGCCACGGACACCTGGTCCTGGGCGGTCACCATCCTCGAAATGTTCCTCGGCCGGCCACCGGACCCGGACGGGACCGCGGCGGGCGGCGTCTTCGACGGCTTCGCCCGCTCCGGGGCCCCGGACGCGGTCCTGCCGGTGCCGGCCGAGGTGGCGGACGTGCTGCGCGAGTGCTTCACCGAGGACCCGGCCGCGCGTCCCGCCCGGCTCGGGCCGCTCGCGGAGCGCCTGATCCGGGTGCACGAGCGGGAAGTCGGCCCGTATCCCCGGCGCGCTCCGGTGGCGGCCACTCTGCTCGCCGACGGCTTGTCCAACCACGCGCTGTCCATGCTGGACCTCGGCCGCCGCGACAGCGCCGAGGAGCTGTGGACCCGGGCTCTGCGGGCGGATCCGCACCACCCGCACGCCCGCTACAACCGCGGGCTGCACCGATGGCGGACCGGGGTGATCACCGACGCCGAACTGGTCGACGAACTGGAGTCCTTGCGGTTCGGGGATCCGGGTGACGGTGTCGGGGAGTACCTGCTCGCGCTCGTGCACCGAGAACGCGGCGATCCGGTCGCGGCGGCCACACTGCTGCGGGACGCGGACGCGCGGACGCCCGGCGATCCGCAGATCGCCGACGCGCTCGCGTCGGTCGAGCACGCACCCGCCCCCGCGCAGTCGGTCCTGCCGGGGGAGCACGAAGACTGGATCGCCGCCCTCGCGTTGACCCCGGACGGCCAGGTCGCGGTCTCGGCCGACGGCTCCGGCGGGCTGCGGATCTGGGACGTCCCGACGAAGGAGTGCCGGCAACAGTTCCAGCTCGAGAAGTATCGTGCCTCGGCCGTGGCGGTGCGCGACGACGGACAGCTCGTGGTCGTCGGCGGGGGTGTCGGGCGGGCGCTCGTGCTCGACCTCGAAGCCGCGGCCGGGTTCGAACTGCCCGGCCACCCCAGCTGGGTGGGCCTGGTCGCGCTGACGGCGGACCAGCGGCACGCGGTCACCAGCGGCTTCGAAGGGGAAACCGTCACCTGGGACCTCGAGACGCGCGAGCCCCTGGACGTCCGGCAGTTCGAGAGCAAGGCGGACGTCCTCGGGGCACAGGGCACCCTGTGCTCCGTCATCGACTACCAGCGCCACACGAACTCCGTGTACGACGTCCGCACGGGCGAGCTGGTGCACCGGTTCGACCGCACCGTGATGTCGGCGCGGTTCAGCGGCGACGGCCGCCTCGCCGTGGTCGACCTCGGCAGCACGGACGTCCGCCTGGTCGATCTCGAGTCCGGCGAACCGCGGCAGGAGCTGAAGACCGGCTTCGGCCGGGTCGCCGTCAACCTGGACGGGACGGTCGGCTTCTCCAGCGGTGGCCGGGACGAGCCGTCGAGAGTGTGGGACCTGGGCAGTGGCCGGTGCCGCCTGTCCCTTGACCCGACGCCCGACACCAAGGAGGTCGTGCTCAGCGCGGCCGGGCGGGTCGCGGTCACCGCCGAGGGGAAGTCCGTGCGGGTGTGGCACCTGCCGCCCGCGGGACCGCCGGCTCCGTGGAGCTACGTCCGCCCGCACGAAGCCCCGGACGTCGCCGCCACCGCCGCCCGGGCGGCCGCGCTGCTGGCGGAGGCGGCCACGCTGGCCGGCACCGGACGGCACGACGACGCGGCGGGTCTGATCCGCGCCGCCCGCGCGCTGCCCGGGCACCGGCGCCACACCGAGCCGGTGCGTCTCTGGCGCCGCCTCGGCGCCCTCGGCCGCCGTACCGAGCTCGCCGACGCCTGGTCCGCGGGCCGGATCGTCCCGGAGGACGGCCGGTCGTGGGCCCTGGAGTTCAGCGGCCGCAGCCCCACCGCGCTCGCCCGCGCCGGGAGCGGCGCCGAAGCGTGGGTCTTCGACGTCGAGACCGGGCAGCTGCTGCACACGCTCAGCCTGCACACCGGCCACATCAGCGCCGTGGCGATGACCGCCGACGGCCGGCTCGCGGTGTCCGGGGGCGAGGACGGCCGGGTCGTCGCCTGGCACCCGCGCGACAGGCGGATCGTCCAGCTGTTCACCAGCCCCCGCGACCACGTGTACTACGTCGCGGTCAGCGAGGACGGCCAAGTGGCTCTCGCGGGAACCGCCGACGGCCTGGTCACGGCCTGGGACATCGTCAGCGGCCGGACCATCGGGCGCTGGGAGGCGCACTCGGGGGCGGTGCTGGGCGTGGCCGTCAGCGCCGATCACCGCTACGGGCTCTCGCGCGGCCAGGACGTCAGCGTGAAGATCTGGGATCTGCGCGCAGGCGAGCTCCGGTGGGTGCTGCGCGGGCACCACGAGTGGATCGGCGCCGCGCGGCTGAGCGACGACAGCCGGTTCGTGGTCACCGGTGGCGCCGACGCAGCGGTGCGGGTCTGGCGGACCGCCGACGGACAGTGCGAGGTGGTACTCACCGGGCACATGGACGCCGTGGTCGACGTCCTGCCGAGCCCGGACGCCCGGCGGCTGCTGTCCTGCTCGGTGGACGGCACCGTCCGGCTCTGGGACGTCGTGGGCGCGCGCTGCGTCCACGTCCTGGCCGGGCACGTAGGCATCGTGCGGAGTCTGGCTGTCACACCGGACTTCCGGCTCGCGGCGTCGGGCGGGGAGGACCGGAAGGCCCGGTTGTGGGACCTCACCACCGGCCGGCAACTGCGTGCCTTCACCGGCTTTTCGGCCGCGGTCACGCACGTCGCGCTGGCCCCCGACGGCACCCTGCTCCTGGCCGGCGACGAGCACGGGCGCCTGCTGACCTGGGCCCTGGACTGGGAATACGACTTCGGCTCGGCGACCGGCTCCCTACGGCCGGAGGCCGAGCCCACGCTCGACGAGCTGCGGGCCGAGGTCGCCGTTCCGCTGCCTTCCCGCGACGACAGCCGCCCGGCGCTCGTCGAGGCGTTCGCCCGCCTCGGCGACGGGCAGCGGCACGCCGTCACCCGCACCCTGGAGCTCGCCGGCGAACTGGACAAGATCGTTTCGCGCACCGATACCGGCTATCGGCTGTACGTACGCTTCGTGGCCGAGGACGCGGCGACCCGGGAGCCCACACAGATACCGAGCACGGCCGAACGACTCGCGCTGCTGCTGCGACCGGAGGCAGAGTTGAACCGGTCCGAGGAGTTCTGGGCCGGCTACTTCGCCGAGCAGCTCCAGGACGACCTCGTCACGCTGGCTGAGGCCGCCCCGGTCCTGCACCGCGAGGGCGAACTGGCCGCAGCCGAGCACGCATGGCAACTCGTCGTCGACGTCCGCTCCCACCTCTGGGACGCCGGGCACGTCGAAACCCAGGGCGCGATGCTCGGCTGGGCCGCGGTCCTCACCGACCTGCACCGGGAGCCGGAGGCCTTGGCGCTGGTCCGGGCGGTGACCGGAGAGCGCGCACAGGACCTGGGGCCGGACCACCCGGCCACCCTGGAGGCGACCGCGGCGCTCGCGTCCCTGCTCTCGGCGAGCGGCGAACAGGCGGAAGCGGAACGGATGTACGCCGACCTGCTGCCCCGGCTCGTGAGGCGCTTCGGCCGCGACGACGGCCGGACGCTCGACGCCCGGGTGGGGCTGGCGCGGGTGCACCACCGGCTCGGGCGACCGGGCGACGCCGAGCCGGTCCTGCGCGAGGTGCTGGCGAAACGGCGGCTGCGGCTGGGCGACGACCACCCGGACACGCTGGCCGTCCAGACCGAGCTGGACAGCGTGCGGGGGCAGGCACCGACGCCGGAGAAGCCGGCGCGGCGGCGATGGAGGAGGCGGCGATGA
- a CDS encoding DUF7019 family protein yields MSFSYYVYVSDSKIDMLLPQIDPRFGAKRQTELGVNLTVLSAKRTTEGPSDDRIRRLETVVGYLRDRGDLGSVDEPGQFFWGLLPMRWGAFPGDPTSSLVFFGGRSENTVVGLGGSYKHVWDSVPDAEARGVGRSMMSSMLDGLGVTSDLEDEYVADAVDGDLDRADRAALARVQGAVASLRWPAQNVEFVAKRLLHGDSPDGTARSVLLGTPVYVATID; encoded by the coding sequence ATGTCGTTCAGCTACTACGTTTACGTCAGCGACAGCAAGATCGACATGCTGTTGCCGCAGATCGATCCCAGGTTCGGGGCGAAGCGCCAGACGGAGCTGGGCGTGAATCTCACGGTGCTGTCGGCGAAGCGAACGACCGAGGGCCCGTCCGACGACCGGATCCGCCGGCTGGAGACCGTCGTCGGGTACCTGCGCGATCGCGGTGATCTCGGATCGGTGGACGAGCCGGGTCAGTTCTTCTGGGGGCTGCTGCCGATGCGCTGGGGGGCGTTCCCCGGCGATCCCACGTCCTCGCTGGTGTTCTTCGGCGGGCGGAGCGAGAACACCGTCGTCGGGCTGGGCGGCTCGTACAAGCATGTGTGGGACTCCGTGCCGGACGCCGAGGCGCGCGGGGTGGGGCGCTCGATGATGTCGTCGATGCTCGACGGGCTGGGAGTCACTTCGGACCTCGAGGACGAGTACGTCGCCGACGCGGTGGACGGCGACCTCGACCGGGCCGATCGTGCCGCGCTCGCCCGGGTGCAGGGCGCCGTGGCGAGCCTGCGGTGGCCTGCGCAGAACGTCGAGTTCGTGGCCAAGCGCCTGCTGCACGGCGACAGCCCGGACGGCACGGCCAGGTCGGTCCTGCTCGGGACACCGGTGTACGTCGCCACCATCGACTGA
- a CDS encoding AfsR/SARP family transcriptional regulator, with protein MCGLGAGGAGHQRSAGRFEAALDGFGRALSLVRGPVLDGTPEGPVLTRFSTWVEEERLAFLEPSVDASTALGRHREVISLLNTLTAEYPLRKSFYRQLMLVPYRSERQAETLPVYRSAQPVRRSALGLEPCRSLRRMHQAILTSDRLLDLPVAS; from the coding sequence ATGTGCGGCTTGGGTGCAGGTGGGGCCGGACATCAGCGATCGGCCGGCCGGTTCGAGGCCGCCCTCGACGGCTTCGGCCGGGCACTGTCGCTCGTACGCGGCCCGGTGCTCGACGGCACTCCCGAGGGCCCGGTGCTGACCCGCTTCTCCACCTGGGTGGAGGAGGAGCGGCTCGCCTTCCTGGAGCCTTCCGTCGATGCCAGTACGGCGCTCGGCCGGCACCGCGAGGTCATCAGCCTGCTGAACACCCTCACCGCCGAGTACCCGTTGCGGAAGTCCTTCTACCGCCAGCTGATGCTGGTGCCGTACCGCTCGGAGCGGCAGGCGGAGACGCTCCCGGTGTACCGCTCCGCACAGCCCGTCCGCAGATCCGCACTGGGCCTGGAGCCCTGCCGGTCGCTGCGCCGAATGCACCAGGCGATCCTCACTTCTGACCGGCTCCTCGATCTCCCCGTGGCGAGCTGA
- a CDS encoding glutaminyl-peptide cyclotransferase → MLAVLVGALLPGTVAACSPGGKDVTATSRQVHLGADSHGVPLLRAEVRDTLPHDPQAFTQGLEFRGGSLYESTGLVGRSSLRAGRPGKSPTVYAELQAPLFGEGITLSGDKLWQLTWRNGTAIERDPTTLAERRRVTYQGEGWGLCHQRFSGRQQLVMSNGTDRLTFRDPNTFKATGSIDVRQDGQPVTGLNELECAPDGFIYSNVYPTDTIVRIDPSTGTVTAHIDATGLLTPSERSGAQALNGIAAVPGTNLFLITGKLWPRMFKVSFVAK, encoded by the coding sequence GTGTTGGCGGTGCTGGTCGGGGCGCTGCTCCCCGGCACTGTCGCAGCGTGCAGCCCCGGCGGCAAGGACGTGACCGCGACCAGCCGCCAAGTGCACCTCGGGGCCGATTCACACGGCGTGCCGTTGCTGCGAGCAGAAGTGCGAGACACCCTCCCCCACGACCCGCAAGCCTTCACCCAGGGCCTGGAGTTCCGCGGCGGCAGCCTCTACGAAAGCACGGGCCTGGTCGGCCGGTCCTCGCTGCGCGCCGGACGGCCGGGCAAGTCGCCCACCGTGTACGCCGAGCTGCAGGCGCCCTTGTTCGGCGAGGGCATCACCCTGTCCGGCGACAAACTCTGGCAACTCACCTGGCGCAACGGCACCGCCATCGAGCGCGACCCCACCACACTCGCAGAACGTCGCCGTGTCACCTACCAGGGCGAAGGCTGGGGCCTGTGCCACCAACGCTTCTCCGGGCGGCAACAGCTCGTGATGAGCAATGGCACCGACCGGCTCACGTTCCGCGACCCCAACACCTTCAAGGCAACAGGCAGCATCGACGTGCGCCAGGACGGCCAACCCGTGACAGGGCTCAACGAGCTGGAATGCGCGCCCGACGGCTTCATCTACTCGAACGTGTACCCGACGGACACGATCGTGCGCATCGACCCCAGCACCGGCACCGTCACCGCACACATCGACGCCACCGGACTCCTGACCCCATCCGAACGCAGCGGAGCCCAAGCACTCAACGGCATCGCCGCCGTGCCAGGAACCAACCTGTTTTTGATCACCGGCAAGCTCTGGCCCCGCATGTTCAAGGTCAGCTTCGTAGCAAAGTGA
- a CDS encoding DUF6193 family natural product biosynthesis protein yields the protein MDPERESRDSVEAEWDFQARAATQWDERSRGSATTWVPPIMGALVDAARNSTLGRFYPFTSHARLCFSTGRRHWLGEGNVLPVCIALLPGGSYSVAQKHDPTEILLETTSAEESVATAITALQEYLQA from the coding sequence ATGGACCCAGAACGCGAATCCCGAGACTCGGTCGAGGCAGAGTGGGACTTTCAAGCGCGTGCCGCAACGCAATGGGACGAGCGCTCCCGAGGCTCCGCTACGACATGGGTACCGCCGATCATGGGAGCCCTCGTGGACGCGGCGCGGAACAGCACACTCGGCCGGTTCTATCCCTTCACCAGCCACGCCAGGCTTTGTTTCAGCACTGGTCGGCGGCATTGGCTGGGGGAGGGCAACGTTCTCCCCGTGTGTATCGCCCTTCTTCCCGGAGGCAGCTACTCGGTGGCGCAGAAGCATGATCCGACCGAGATTCTGCTCGAAACGACCAGCGCTGAGGAGTCCGTGGCGACGGCTATAACGGCGCTCCAGGAGTACCTTCAGGCGTAA